A window from uncultured Desulfobacter sp. encodes these proteins:
- a CDS encoding response regulator, translating into MDSQLKILVIDDETYIRASFEDFLEDREYNVISADNGRDGLALIISERPDLVLLDLMMPEMGGLEVLKQGNKIIPDLPFIVISGANRIGDVIRALRYGAWDYLEKPVHDLSILEHAVNKALEKAKLIRENKRYQEQLETMVRDRTRELEAQVAEKEKTMKALAESQSSLVKASRAAGMAEVATNVLHNVGNVLNSINTSVGVLESRFRKSRMANVRKLVDMLPQSNKDLIAFLKDDPKGGQVLDYLKSLAQALTEEQKAVGDELRQLVTQVDHAKKVIIMQQRYGSVHGVNESFAVEHLVEDAIAMNTDSLKKHGIVLERQFEHLPTIVADKHQVLQILVNLISNAIHACSEDTTKQKDNWIITRLYRDDKKYVKIEVKDNGVGIVPENISRIFQHGFTTRSFGHGFGLHSGALAAKQLGGTLTAESAGLGYGASFTLSLPLFKQEAS; encoded by the coding sequence ATGGACAGCCAATTGAAAATACTGGTAATCGATGATGAAACCTATATCCGCGCAAGTTTTGAAGATTTTCTTGAAGACCGCGAGTATAATGTCATTTCTGCAGATAACGGACGCGACGGTCTGGCGCTTATTATATCTGAACGGCCTGATCTTGTGCTGCTGGATCTGATGATGCCCGAGATGGGCGGACTTGAGGTGTTAAAGCAGGGGAATAAAATAATTCCGGATCTGCCCTTTATCGTTATTTCCGGTGCAAACCGCATTGGCGATGTGATAAGAGCCCTGCGATACGGTGCCTGGGACTATCTGGAGAAACCGGTTCATGATTTATCCATATTGGAACATGCCGTCAACAAGGCTTTGGAAAAAGCAAAACTGATTCGGGAAAACAAACGGTATCAGGAACAGCTGGAAACCATGGTCCGGGATAGAACCCGTGAACTTGAAGCCCAGGTGGCTGAAAAGGAAAAAACCATGAAAGCCCTGGCCGAAAGTCAGTCTTCCCTGGTTAAGGCCTCCCGGGCAGCCGGCATGGCCGAGGTGGCCACCAATGTGCTGCATAATGTGGGCAATGTGCTCAACAGCATCAACACCTCTGTGGGTGTCCTGGAGAGCCGGTTTCGAAAATCCCGCATGGCCAATGTCCGCAAACTGGTTGATATGCTGCCCCAATCAAATAAGGATTTGATCGCTTTTTTAAAGGACGATCCCAAAGGCGGGCAGGTGCTGGATTATTTGAAATCCCTTGCCCAGGCCCTTACCGAAGAGCAAAAAGCTGTGGGTGATGAGCTCCGGCAGCTTGTCACCCAGGTGGACCATGCCAAAAAAGTCATCATCATGCAGCAGCGTTACGGCTCGGTCCATGGGGTAAACGAGTCCTTTGCCGTTGAACATCTGGTTGAAGATGCCATTGCCATGAATACCGACAGTTTAAAAAAGCACGGCATCGTGCTTGAGCGACAATTTGAGCACCTGCCGACCATTGTCGCAGACAAGCATCAGGTGCTGCAGATTCTGGTTAATTTGATTTCCAATGCCATACATGCCTGCAGTGAAGACACAACCAAACAAAAGGACAATTGGATTATTACCAGATTGTACAGAGACGACAAAAAATATGTTAAGATAGAGGTAAAAGATAATGGTGTGGGCATTGTGCCGGAAAATATTTCCAGAATTTTTCAGCACGGTTTTACCACGCGCAGCTTTGGTCACGGCTTTGGGCTTCACAGCGGCGCCCTTGCCGCAAAGCAGCTGGGCGGCACCCTGACAGCCGAAAGTGCCGGACTCGGTTACGGTGCTTCTTTTACTTTATCACTGCCTTTATTCAAACAGGAGGCATCATGA
- a CDS encoding EAL domain-containing protein, whose amino-acid sequence MNTQEQKSSYRIIVIDDNAAIHNDFQKILGKSSEIDSELEDMESLLFDTQTDKAQDRRVNFEIEYAFQGHDGLDIVQAAQASDNPFALAFVDGRMPPGWDGIETISHLWQAAPDLQVVLCTAYADYSWAEIQKVLGESDSLLILKKPFDNVEVLQMAHALTRKWELNREITGRLNKLAFYDHLTGLPNRALFLDRLKGAINQHLRDQQQGALLFIDLDDFKRINDTLGHSVGDELLTIIGDRLAKSLRLSDTVARTVKDRTAARLGGDEFTVLLPEINELDTAAVVAQRIIEHVSKPVSIGDNEFIITPSIGISIFPDDGDTVETLLKNADLAMYFAKRSRTMEHFKYYQESMNDAALKRLTIENQLRQAIDRDELQLYYQPQVDLPSGELIGMEALLRWDNHVLGSVPPLEFIPVAEACGLIIPIGEWVMRTACRQVCGWIKNGLVLERVAVNVSVRQFTHPDFLAVVEQILEETGMPADFFEIEITESLFAEDIDKISGTLRTLKDKGIGISVDDFGTGYSSLSRLKDMPIDCLKIDRSFVLGVDSRKNDQSIISAILSMAKGMDVRVIAEGIDNDRQLDFLIEQGCTEAQGFFFSRPLPPEKIEEILKQNGKKIKFPRQKD is encoded by the coding sequence ATGAACACCCAGGAACAAAAATCCAGTTATCGTATCATTGTGATTGACGACAATGCCGCCATTCATAATGATTTTCAAAAGATCCTAGGCAAGAGTTCGGAAATAGACAGTGAACTGGAAGATATGGAATCCCTTTTGTTTGACACCCAGACGGACAAAGCCCAGGACCGCCGCGTCAATTTTGAAATTGAATATGCTTTCCAGGGGCATGATGGGCTGGATATCGTGCAAGCGGCCCAGGCATCGGACAATCCGTTTGCTCTGGCGTTTGTGGACGGACGTATGCCGCCCGGCTGGGACGGGATTGAGACCATCAGTCACCTGTGGCAGGCCGCCCCTGACCTGCAGGTGGTGCTCTGCACGGCCTACGCCGACTATTCCTGGGCTGAAATTCAAAAGGTCCTGGGGGAAAGCGACAGTCTTTTAATTCTTAAAAAACCCTTTGACAACGTGGAAGTGCTCCAGATGGCCCATGCGTTGACCCGCAAATGGGAACTGAACCGGGAAATAACCGGGCGGCTCAATAAGCTGGCCTTCTATGACCACCTGACGGGCCTGCCCAACCGGGCGCTGTTTCTGGACAGGCTTAAGGGGGCGATCAACCAGCATCTTAGGGATCAGCAACAAGGAGCCCTGCTGTTCATTGATCTGGACGATTTTAAACGAATCAATGACACCCTGGGGCATAGTGTCGGAGATGAACTGCTGACAATTATCGGGGATCGTCTTGCCAAAAGCCTGCGGTTGTCTGATACGGTGGCCCGGACGGTTAAGGATCGGACTGCGGCACGGCTGGGCGGGGACGAATTTACAGTATTGCTTCCTGAAATCAATGAACTGGATACGGCCGCCGTTGTGGCCCAGCGCATCATTGAACATGTGTCAAAGCCGGTTTCCATCGGGGACAACGAATTTATCATCACCCCGAGTATCGGCATCTCCATTTTCCCCGATGACGGGGATACGGTGGAAACCTTGCTGAAAAATGCGGATCTGGCCATGTATTTTGCCAAGAGAAGCAGGACCATGGAGCATTTTAAGTATTACCAGGAGTCCATGAATGATGCGGCATTAAAGCGGTTGACCATAGAAAATCAGCTGCGCCAGGCCATTGACAGGGATGAGCTGCAACTGTACTACCAGCCCCAGGTGGACCTTCCTTCCGGCGAACTGATCGGCATGGAGGCTCTGCTGCGCTGGGACAATCATGTGCTTGGCAGCGTTCCGCCCCTGGAGTTTATTCCCGTTGCCGAAGCGTGCGGGCTGATTATTCCCATCGGCGAATGGGTGATGCGGACCGCATGCAGACAGGTGTGCGGGTGGATCAAAAACGGCCTGGTCCTTGAGCGGGTTGCAGTGAATGTATCGGTCCGGCAGTTTACCCATCCTGACTTTTTGGCGGTGGTGGAACAGATTCTTGAAGAGACCGGTATGCCGGCCGATTTTTTTGAAATTGAAATCACCGAGAGCCTTTTTGCCGAGGATATAGATAAAATTTCAGGTACGTTAAGGACGCTCAAGGATAAAGGCATTGGTATCTCCGTGGACGATTTTGGTACCGGGTACTCCAGCCTCAGCCGCCTTAAAGATATGCCCATCGACTGCCTTAAAATTGACCGTTCTTTTGTTTTGGGCGTGGATTCCAGAAAAAATGACCAGTCCATTATCTCGGCCATTTTGTCAATGGCCAAGGGCATGGATGTCCGGGTCATTGCCGAAGGTATAGACAATGACCGGCAGCTTGATTTTCTAATTGAACAAGGGTGCACCGAGGCCCAGGGTTTTTTTTTCAGCCGGCCTTTGCCCCCTGAAAAAATAGAGGAGATTTTAAAGCAAAACGGCAAGAAAATAAAATTTCCCCGTCAAAAGGATTGA
- a CDS encoding saccharopine dehydrogenase family protein, which produces MKKNVMIIGAGGVANVVAHKCAQNNDVLGNIAIASRTLSKCEHIIDGIRQKNNRKSDEYAITAHHLDAMDIPATEKLIKETGTSIVINVGTAFINMSVLTACINTGAAYMDTAIHEEPDKICEKPPWYANYEWKRLEECRDKGITAILGAGFDPGVVNAYAAYADRYIFDTIDTIDIMDVNAGNHGKYFATNFDPEINFREFTGGVWTYIDRQWVKKEMFEVKQVYDFPVVGKMPIYLNGHDELHSLSKHINADSIRFWMGFGDHYINVFNVLKNIGLLSEQPVTTAEGLEAIPLKVVKACLPDPVSLAPQYTGKTCIGDLVKGRVNDESKEVFLYNICDHEAAYKEVESQAIAYTAGVPPAAAAMLIAQGVWDCKEMKNIEELDPVPFLKTLNQIGLPTRIIKDGKDLPLLL; this is translated from the coding sequence ATGAAAAAAAACGTGATGATTATCGGTGCCGGGGGGGTTGCCAATGTGGTGGCCCATAAATGCGCACAAAACAACGATGTTCTCGGCAATATTGCCATTGCTTCAAGAACCCTGTCTAAATGTGAACACATCATCGACGGTATAAGGCAAAAGAACAACCGGAAAAGCGATGAATATGCCATAACAGCCCATCATTTGGACGCCATGGATATTCCTGCCACCGAAAAACTGATCAAAGAGACCGGCACCTCGATTGTCATCAACGTGGGCACGGCATTTATAAATATGAGCGTGCTTACCGCCTGCATCAATACCGGTGCAGCCTATATGGATACAGCCATCCATGAAGAGCCCGATAAAATATGTGAAAAACCGCCCTGGTACGCCAACTACGAATGGAAACGCCTTGAGGAATGCCGAGACAAAGGCATTACGGCCATTCTTGGCGCAGGCTTTGATCCGGGGGTAGTCAATGCCTATGCCGCCTATGCCGACAGGTATATTTTCGATACCATTGACACCATTGACATTATGGATGTCAATGCCGGAAATCACGGGAAATATTTTGCCACCAATTTTGATCCTGAAATCAATTTCCGGGAATTTACCGGCGGTGTCTGGACCTATATTGACCGCCAATGGGTAAAAAAGGAGATGTTTGAAGTCAAACAGGTCTATGATTTTCCGGTGGTGGGAAAGATGCCCATCTATCTGAACGGGCACGATGAACTTCACTCCCTGTCTAAACACATTAATGCAGATTCCATCCGGTTCTGGATGGGCTTTGGAGACCACTATATCAATGTATTTAACGTGCTTAAAAACATCGGCCTGCTTTCGGAGCAGCCGGTGACCACGGCCGAAGGGCTTGAGGCGATTCCGTTGAAAGTGGTCAAGGCGTGCCTGCCTGATCCTGTGTCACTTGCCCCGCAATACACGGGCAAAACCTGCATTGGCGACCTGGTAAAAGGGCGTGTCAATGATGAAAGCAAAGAGGTATTCCTTTATAACATCTGTGATCATGAAGCCGCTTACAAAGAAGTTGAAAGCCAGGCAATTGCCTACACTGCCGGGGTTCCGCCTGCAGCGGCAGCCATGCTGATTGCCCAGGGCGTCTGGGACTGCAAAGAGATGAAAAACATTGAAGAACTGGACCCTGTGCCATTTTTAAAGACACTCAATCAGATCGGCCTGCCGACCAGAATCATCAAAGACGGAAAGGATCTGCCGCTCCTCTTGTGA
- the nspC gene encoding carboxynorspermidine decarboxylase — MKKLSTPCYLIDEKKLLKNMEKLSAIRKLSGARLLLALKCFAAWGVFDLMKPYMDGTTSSSYYEARLGYETFGKETHAYSVAYSSEDIKKVSAFSDKIIFNSVSQLEQFYPACSNVTCGIRINPGVSYSHFDLADPARTFSRLGITSLTDLEAAMPMVSGAMIHFNCENEDVDAFEQLLAGISRKYAPFLKQFDWISLGGGISYTEDHFDSRRFARIIQDFSREFDLQVYLEPGEAAVAHTTSLVATVLDIIENAKKIAVVDASIEAHMLDLLVYRETATFKGSEPQGEFAYQIAGKSCLAADIFGEACFPNALQIGDTIEIKDAAGYTMVKKNWFNGLAMPSVAIRRADGTIDLLQESSYTDYKKSLSTQ, encoded by the coding sequence GTGAAAAAACTTTCAACGCCCTGTTATCTTATCGATGAAAAAAAGCTTCTTAAGAATATGGAGAAGCTGTCTGCCATCAGAAAACTAAGCGGTGCCAGACTGCTTTTGGCCCTGAAATGCTTTGCCGCATGGGGGGTCTTCGATCTGATGAAGCCATACATGGACGGCACCACCAGTTCGTCCTACTATGAAGCCAGGCTCGGATATGAAACCTTTGGCAAGGAGACCCATGCCTACAGCGTCGCCTACAGCAGTGAAGATATAAAAAAGGTCTCGGCCTTTTCAGATAAAATCATCTTTAACTCCGTGTCACAGCTCGAACAATTTTACCCGGCATGCAGCAATGTGACCTGCGGCATCAGAATCAACCCCGGTGTGAGCTACAGCCATTTTGACCTGGCAGATCCGGCCCGCACCTTTTCCCGGCTGGGCATCACATCCCTAACGGATTTAGAGGCGGCCATGCCCATGGTTTCCGGGGCCATGATTCACTTTAACTGTGAAAATGAAGATGTTGACGCCTTTGAACAGCTGCTTGCCGGTATCAGCCGTAAATACGCGCCGTTTTTAAAGCAGTTTGACTGGATAAGTCTGGGCGGCGGCATCTCCTATACCGAAGACCATTTTGACAGCCGGCGTTTTGCCCGAATCATACAAGACTTTTCCCGGGAATTTGATCTGCAGGTTTACCTGGAACCTGGCGAAGCAGCGGTTGCCCATACGACATCCCTTGTAGCAACCGTGCTGGATATCATTGAAAACGCCAAAAAAATTGCCGTTGTGGATGCATCCATTGAGGCGCACATGCTCGATCTGCTGGTGTACCGTGAAACCGCCACATTTAAAGGATCAGAACCCCAGGGGGAATTTGCGTATCAGATCGCAGGCAAATCCTGCCTGGCCGCCGATATTTTTGGAGAAGCTTGTTTTCCCAATGCACTTCAGATCGGTGACACCATTGAAATCAAAGACGCCGCCGGATACACCATGGTGAAAAAGAACTGGTTCAACGGTTTAGCAATGCCGTCCGTGGCCATTCGGCGTGCCGACGGAACCATCGACCTATTACAGGAATCTTCCTATACGGATTATAAAAAAAGCCTATCAACTCAATGA
- a CDS encoding PAS domain S-box protein, producing the protein MKKTKSLRYHQLLQFALVAGLPVLLIAILVWQFLLPAMRFDTGIRHQGMARSIAGQVSSHILGGQRQLAALADFIKSRQELSNEQLTVLLDSQCGRGELFETIYISSPRQQLVTVVGLAQSRRSLRHDLIGLDLSGRRFVMAAGTPDTPVWSQTFLSTVSRRLAVALTIPLADQLLTAEITLNNLSEVISQLPGETGFLTYVIDGKARIVADSQQRHWGQRLQDSLLPIAGPGHDGQVISDSFQLDGTPYIGTVVSIEDLGWKVLVAQPTAKAYKPLRATLITFVLGLVMAFILALFLSWNRAKRLSTIFRVYSEKACAIADGHYDNTWPTSAITELYHLGQSLKHMAGMIDQREKELIENREEMKNLITYVPGIMYEFSGNVEDPAFNDASTVLKNKLKDLLGINWHPKRLFHDFIACLPKQDQSRFVSSVRKAIAGGNPWHYEGRFIKPTGEEIWIECSSRPHKVGEKIIYYGLVTDSTRRKEMEKSLRLTRFIFDKAPIGIWKMGAKGEILDVNEEGCQSLDYSKEELCKMNVCEFDPAMDSKRWAQQMSILEDEGSITIESLHQRKNGEIFPIQVIKKMVRYEDQDFHVAFVQDITPRKQAEEELRGLKNYLSNIIDSMPSVLVGVDNDIRVTQWNHEAMQTTGLSFKEAKARPLTEVIPHLADKVAQIKTAIQEHRVISAPKIQIKINRETRFEDVTIFPLTANGVEGAVIRVDDITEQVRLEEMMIQSEKMLSVGGLAAGMAHEINNPLAAMIQTANVVRSRLQDIEIRANLEAARDAGVTIDQIKTFMEKRGILRMLDAINESGRRVSGIVHNMLSFARKSDSAHSFHHPIQLVDKALELAATDYNLKKNYDFKVIQIVKEYEENLPRIPCDAAKIQQVLLNILGNGAQAMQDHNKDRDYSPCFTLRLAKEKETLRMEIQDNGPGMDENTQSRVFEPFFTTKPVGIGTGLGLSVSYFIITQNHRGTMDVVSSLNQGSNFIIRLPLE; encoded by the coding sequence TTGAAAAAGACGAAATCCCTTCGATATCATCAATTGCTGCAATTTGCCCTGGTGGCAGGCTTGCCGGTTTTGCTCATCGCAATTCTCGTGTGGCAGTTTCTGCTGCCGGCCATGCGGTTTGATACGGGCATCCGGCACCAGGGCATGGCTAGGTCCATCGCTGGTCAGGTCTCCTCTCATATCCTGGGAGGGCAGCGGCAACTGGCCGCCCTGGCTGATTTTATCAAGAGCCGACAAGAACTTTCCAATGAACAACTCACGGTACTTTTGGATTCCCAATGCGGACGGGGCGAGCTGTTTGAGACGATCTACATTTCTTCTCCCCGGCAGCAGCTCGTCACTGTGGTGGGCCTGGCACAGTCACGGCGTTCCCTTCGCCACGATTTAATTGGCCTGGACCTTTCAGGCAGGCGATTCGTTATGGCCGCGGGGACCCCGGATACACCCGTCTGGTCGCAGACCTTTCTGTCCACGGTCAGCCGTCGTTTGGCTGTCGCGCTCACCATTCCCCTGGCAGATCAACTGCTCACGGCTGAAATCACCCTAAATAATTTATCCGAAGTGATCAGTCAATTGCCCGGAGAGACCGGATTTTTAACCTATGTGATTGACGGTAAGGCAAGGATCGTCGCCGATTCACAGCAACGTCACTGGGGACAGCGGTTGCAGGATTCGCTGCTGCCGATTGCAGGCCCCGGACATGACGGCCAAGTTATTTCCGACTCCTTTCAACTGGACGGGACACCGTACATCGGAACGGTTGTCTCCATTGAAGATCTCGGATGGAAAGTCCTTGTGGCCCAGCCGACCGCCAAAGCCTATAAACCTCTTCGGGCCACCTTGATAACCTTTGTGCTGGGCCTGGTCATGGCGTTTATCCTTGCATTATTTCTATCCTGGAACCGGGCCAAACGCCTGTCGACCATATTCAGGGTCTATTCTGAAAAAGCCTGTGCCATTGCAGACGGGCACTATGACAACACATGGCCTACTTCAGCAATCACAGAACTATACCATCTGGGTCAAAGTCTGAAACACATGGCCGGCATGATTGATCAACGGGAAAAAGAACTGATTGAAAATAGAGAGGAGATGAAAAACCTTATCACCTATGTTCCCGGCATCATGTATGAATTTTCCGGGAACGTGGAAGATCCAGCATTCAATGACGCCTCAACCGTTTTGAAAAATAAGTTAAAAGACCTGCTTGGCATCAATTGGCATCCGAAACGATTATTTCATGATTTTATCGCCTGTCTGCCCAAACAAGACCAGTCCCGTTTTGTATCGTCCGTCAGAAAGGCTATCGCTGGGGGTAACCCCTGGCATTATGAAGGACGTTTTATCAAGCCCACCGGAGAAGAGATCTGGATTGAATGCAGTTCACGGCCCCACAAGGTCGGTGAAAAAATCATCTATTACGGATTAGTCACAGATAGTACCCGGCGCAAAGAAATGGAAAAATCCCTGCGCCTGACCCGGTTCATTTTCGACAAAGCGCCCATAGGAATCTGGAAAATGGGAGCCAAAGGCGAAATCCTCGATGTCAATGAAGAGGGGTGTCAAAGCCTTGATTATTCAAAAGAAGAACTATGCAAAATGAACGTTTGTGAATTCGATCCCGCCATGGACAGTAAACGTTGGGCCCAGCAAATGTCCATTCTCGAAGATGAGGGGTCTATAACGATTGAATCCCTGCACCAGCGCAAAAACGGGGAGATTTTCCCGATCCAGGTTATTAAAAAAATGGTGCGGTATGAAGACCAGGATTTTCATGTGGCCTTTGTCCAGGACATTACCCCGCGCAAACAGGCTGAAGAGGAGCTTCGAGGTCTCAAAAACTATCTTTCAAACATTATTGATTCCATGCCGTCTGTGCTGGTGGGGGTGGACAATGATATCCGGGTAACCCAATGGAACCATGAGGCCATGCAAACCACAGGACTCAGTTTCAAAGAGGCCAAAGCCCGCCCCCTGACCGAAGTGATACCCCACCTGGCCGATAAAGTGGCGCAAATAAAAACGGCCATCCAGGAGCACCGGGTAATCAGTGCCCCAAAAATACAGATAAAAATAAACCGGGAGACCCGATTTGAAGATGTGACAATCTTTCCTTTAACGGCCAACGGGGTAGAAGGCGCCGTGATCCGGGTGGACGACATCACCGAACAGGTGCGGCTGGAAGAGATGATGATCCAAAGCGAAAAGATGCTCTCCGTGGGCGGTCTGGCTGCGGGCATGGCCCATGAAATCAACAACCCCCTGGCCGCGATGATACAAACGGCCAATGTGGTGAGATCAAGGCTGCAGGACATAGAAATTCGGGCAAACCTGGAAGCAGCCCGGGATGCAGGCGTCACCATTGATCAAATCAAAACCTTTATGGAAAAAAGAGGCATTTTAAGAATGCTGGACGCCATCAATGAATCCGGGCGCAGGGTTTCAGGTATCGTTCATAATATGCTCAGCTTTGCCAGAAAATCAGATTCTGCACATTCATTCCATCATCCGATTCAACTGGTTGATAAGGCGCTTGAACTTGCGGCAACGGATTACAATTTGAAGAAAAATTACGATTTTAAAGTCATTCAAATCGTAAAGGAATATGAAGAAAATCTGCCTAGGATTCCGTGTGACGCGGCCAAAATTCAGCAGGTGCTGTTAAATATTTTGGGCAATGGTGCCCAGGCCATGCAGGATCATAATAAGGACAGAGACTACAGCCCCTGTTTTACGCTGAGACTTGCCAAAGAAAAAGAAACGCTGCGCATGGAAATCCAGGACAACGGTCCGGGCATGGATGAAAATACCCAGTCAAGGGTTTTTGAACCCTTTTTCACCACAAAGCCTGTGGGGATAGGCACAGGGCTCGGGCTCTCTGTTTCATATTTCATCATTACCCAAAATCATCGTGGGACCATGGATGTGGTATCATCATTAAACCAAGGGTCGAATTTTATCATACGCCTGCCGTTGGAATAA
- a CDS encoding ABC transporter substrate-binding protein, with protein MMKNTWLKLMFILLMFACMSMSGCDSNTPVKIGFIAGMSGRVADLGIAGLDAVQMCIEKTNKEGGINGHRIQLVIKDDRHDPDVARQAAEELIQEGVAVIIGPMTSQMGMAVTPIISKHRMLCVSPTVSTQKLFGIDDYFFRVVPSVRTNALVSADYHIKSGDITRAAVIYDVGNQSYTESWLENFKARFTQGGGKIISIIPYNTKENKPFEEIAPKALRLDVNGILIIANSMDSALLCQQIRKTNKTMNITLADWGATEQLLEFGGKAVEGVTVVQTFDRENPSPAYQTFRKAYIKQLGREPGFPGVNGYDAANVVTTALKRQQEGEDLKKTVLFIRRFEGLQGPLVFDDYGDMTGSNSSMSIVKNRTFMLLE; from the coding sequence ATGATGAAAAACACATGGCTCAAGCTGATGTTCATCCTCTTGATGTTCGCGTGCATGTCCATGTCGGGTTGCGACTCAAACACACCGGTAAAAATAGGTTTTATCGCCGGCATGTCGGGCCGGGTGGCCGACCTGGGGATTGCCGGCCTGGATGCGGTCCAGATGTGCATCGAAAAGACAAATAAAGAAGGCGGCATCAACGGACACAGAATCCAGCTTGTTATCAAAGACGACCGGCATGATCCCGATGTTGCCCGGCAGGCGGCGGAAGAACTGATCCAGGAGGGTGTGGCGGTAATCATAGGGCCCATGACCAGCCAGATGGGCATGGCTGTCACGCCGATTATCAGCAAGCACCGGATGCTTTGCGTGTCCCCCACGGTGAGTACCCAAAAGCTTTTCGGCATTGATGATTATTTTTTTCGTGTTGTTCCTTCGGTCAGAACAAATGCATTGGTCAGCGCCGATTACCACATAAAATCGGGGGATATCACCCGGGCAGCAGTGATATACGATGTGGGCAACCAATCATATACAGAAAGCTGGCTTGAAAATTTTAAAGCGCGCTTCACCCAAGGCGGGGGGAAAATTATTTCGATCATTCCCTATAACACCAAAGAAAACAAGCCGTTCGAAGAAATTGCCCCAAAAGCCCTCCGATTGGACGTCAACGGTATTCTGATTATTGCCAACTCCATGGATTCCGCCCTGCTGTGCCAGCAAATCAGGAAAACTAACAAAACAATGAACATTACCCTGGCCGATTGGGGTGCCACGGAACAGCTCCTTGAATTCGGAGGCAAGGCCGTTGAAGGGGTTACCGTGGTCCAGACCTTTGATCGTGAAAACCCCTCCCCTGCATATCAAACCTTCCGCAAAGCCTATATAAAACAACTGGGCAGGGAGCCTGGGTTTCCCGGTGTAAATGGATATGACGCCGCCAATGTGGTCACAACAGCCCTTAAGAGACAGCAAGAGGGAGAAGATCTGAAGAAAACCGTGCTTTTCATCCGCCGGTTCGAAGGCTTGCAAGGCCCGCTCGTATTTGATGATTACGGTGATATGACAGGCTCAAATTCATCCATGAGTATTGTTAAAAATCGAACATTCATGTTGCTGGAGTAA
- a CDS encoding cytochrome b/b6 domain-containing protein: MTQTKRIKVYLYTRYERFWHWLQAAIIIFLMITGFEIHGTYTLMGYETAVKTHNFVGISWLVLFAFFVFWLFTTGEWRQYIPTTKKLIDVMLYYAFGIFQGRPHPVEKTSGAKHNPLQRLTYLALSALMLPVQMISGMLYYTWNIWGGVGASLAPVALVHTFVAFLLLSFLVIHVYMTTTGHSLFSHIAGMITGWEEIYETTTIHEWEVADKRRS, translated from the coding sequence ATGACTCAGACCAAAAGAATTAAAGTATATCTGTACACACGATATGAAAGATTCTGGCACTGGCTCCAGGCCGCGATCATCATATTCCTTATGATCACAGGCTTTGAAATCCATGGCACCTATACCCTGATGGGCTATGAAACGGCCGTGAAAACCCATAACTTTGTGGGCATTTCATGGCTGGTGCTCTTTGCCTTTTTCGTCTTCTGGCTTTTCACCACCGGGGAGTGGCGTCAATACATTCCCACAACAAAAAAGCTCATAGATGTGATGCTCTACTACGCATTCGGCATTTTCCAGGGCAGACCCCATCCGGTTGAAAAGACTTCGGGTGCCAAGCACAATCCGTTACAACGCTTAACCTATCTGGCATTGTCGGCGTTGATGCTGCCGGTCCAGATGATTTCAGGCATGCTCTATTACACCTGGAACATCTGGGGGGGTGTTGGCGCGTCCCTGGCTCCGGTGGCCCTGGTGCACACCTTTGTGGCATTTTTACTGCTCTCGTTTCTGGTGATACATGTTTACATGACCACCACCGGGCACTCCCTGTTCAGCCATATCGCAGGGATGATCACCGGCTGGGAAGAGATTTACGAGACCACCACAATCCATGAATGGGAGGTTGCCGACAAGCGCCGTTCCTGA